The Trichoderma atroviride chromosome 5, complete sequence genome contains a region encoding:
- a CDS encoding uncharacterized protein (EggNog:ENOG41~SECRETED:SignalP(1-17)) encodes MKFTTLAIVAIASVATASPGYKPPPPPHGCKPATYACLPNDQGWQVCSTAGQWVFAGNCPPKTVCKFDNQNGSPYCVPPQLYYPINHSIYDKWEF; translated from the exons ATGAAGTTCACCACTCTCGCTATTGTTGCCATCGCTTCCGTGGCCACTGCCAGCCCCGGCTAcaagcctcctcctcctcctcacgGCTGCAAGCCCGCCACCTACGCCTGCCTTCCCAATGATCAGGGATGGCAAGTGTGCAGCACTGCTGGTCAATGGGTC TTTGCTGGAAACTGCCCTCCCAAGACCGTCTGCAAGTTCGATAACCAGAATGGCAGCCCCTACTGCGTTCCCCCCCAACTTTACTATCCCATAAATCATTCGATTTATGACAAATGGGAATTTTGA